Proteins encoded by one window of Rattus rattus isolate New Zealand chromosome 10, Rrattus_CSIRO_v1, whole genome shotgun sequence:
- the Apobec4 gene encoding putative C->U-editing enzyme APOBEC-4 produces MEPLYEEYLTHSGTIVKPYYWLSVSLNCTNCPYHIRTGEEARVPYTEFHQTFGFPWSTYPQTKHLTFYELRSSSGNLIQKGLASNCTGSHIHPESMLFERDGYLDSVIFHDSNIRHIILYSSNSPCDEANHWCISKMFNFLMNYPEVTLRVLFSQLYHIENQFPTSAWNREALRGLASLWPQVTLGAISGGIWQSILETFVSGISEGLTAVRPFTAGRTLTDKYNAYEINCITGLKPYFTDALHSRQKENQDQKVWAASENQPLHNTAPAQWLADMSQDCRTPVVFLLVPYRGLPPIHVNPSPQKPRTVVRHLNTLQLSASKVRALRKSPSGRPVKEEEAREASTRSQEANETNKSKWKKQTLLTKANMCHLLEREPEKIGILSSWSV; encoded by the coding sequence ATGGAGCCACTGTATGAGGAGTATCTAACCCACAGTGGAACAATAGTCAAACCTTACTACTGGCTAAGCGTCTCTCTAAATTGCACTAACTGTCCTTACCACATCCGGACAGGCGAGGAAGCGAGAGTTCCCTACACAGAATTTCATCAGACTTTTGGATTCCCATGGTCAACATACCCTCAAACAAAACACCTCACATTTTATGAACTGAGAAGTTCCTCCGGGAACCTGATACAAAAGGGCCTTGCTAGCAACTGCACTGGGAGTCACATCCACCCAGAATCAATGCTCTTTGAGAGGGATGGTTACCTGGACTCAGTCATATTCCATGACAGCAACATCAGACACATCATTCTGTATTCCAGCAACTCCCCTTGTGACGAGGCTAACCACTGGTGCATCAGcaaaatgttcaacttcctgatGAACTATCCAGAAGTCACCCTCAGAGTTCTCTTTTCTCAGCTCTATCATATTGAGAATCAATTTCCTACCTCAGCATGGAACCGTGAGGCTCTTCGGGGCCTGGCCAGCTTATGGCCCCAGGTCACTTTGGGTGCAATAAGTGGTGGCATTTGGCAGTCTATTCTTGAAACATTTGTTAGTGGCATCTCTGAAGGGCTGACTGCTGTGCGGCCCTTTACAGCTGGGAGGACCCTGACTGACAAGTATAACGCTTATGAAATCAACTGCATCACAGGACTGAAGCCTTACTTCACTGACGCTCTTCACAGCCGGCAAAAAGAGAATCAGGACCAAAAAGTCTGGGCAGCCTCTGAAAACCAGCCCTTACACAACACTGCTCCTGCCCAATGGCTAGCTGACATGAGTCAGGACTGCAGGACTCCGGTGGTTTTCCTGTTGGTGCCTTACAGAGGCCTACCACCAATCCACGTGAATCCAAGTCCACAGAAACCCAGGACCGTGGTGAGGCACCTGAATACGCTTCAACTGTCAGCCTCCAAGGTCAGAGCCCTAAGGAAATCTCCCTCGGGCAGgccagtgaaggaggaggaggccagggagGCGTCTACACGCAGCCAAGAGGCAAATGAAACGAACAAAAGCAAATGGAAGAAACAGACTCTACTTACCAAGGCAAACATGTGCCATTTACTGGAGAGGGAACCAGAAAAAATTGGAATTCTCTCTTCCTGGTCTGTCTAA